In one window of Legionella fallonii LLAP-10 DNA:
- a CDS encoding ankyrin repeat domain-containing protein, whose protein sequence is MQAKQELTFKDEQELYNYILPHGDVTAKVTLINSLNLSTKIINDTFHLAAFYGHLPTVQAFAQIPEVDPNTNGCFAIKFAATKGYLDIVQFLCTMPKVDPTAMNHLALKKAVEFKRHKIVDFLASQACYDPFAPGISKEKKQEIITLFSELKLTNYIDARRTKANLKFMFFEQSETILDILPRELKQHIAETAVGISDGGLISSLK, encoded by the coding sequence ATGCAAGCAAAACAAGAACTAACATTTAAAGACGAACAAGAATTATATAACTATATACTCCCACATGGTGATGTAACAGCTAAAGTTACCTTGATTAACTCTTTAAATTTAAGTACAAAGATAATAAATGATACTTTTCATCTTGCAGCCTTTTATGGACATTTACCCACTGTACAGGCTTTTGCACAAATTCCAGAAGTAGACCCCAATACTAATGGTTGTTTTGCAATCAAGTTTGCTGCCACAAAAGGTTATCTCGACATTGTTCAATTTCTATGTACAATGCCTAAAGTAGATCCCACCGCAATGAATCATCTCGCACTGAAAAAAGCCGTAGAATTCAAACGTCACAAGATAGTCGATTTCTTAGCATCCCAAGCCTGTTATGATCCTTTTGCTCCGGGTATCAGCAAGGAGAAAAAACAAGAGATAATCACATTGTTTAGTGAACTGAAGCTGACAAATTATATTGATGCTCGCCGTACCAAAGCCAATTTAAAATTTATGTTCTTTGAGCAATCGGAGACTATTTTAGATATTTTACCCAGAGAGCTAAAACAACACATAGCTGAAACAGCCGTAGGAATTAGTGATGGAGGCTTAATAAGCTCTTTGAAATAA
- the mnmE gene encoding tRNA uridine-5-carboxymethylaminomethyl(34) synthesis GTPase MnmE gives MSVDTIVAIATPPGRGGVGIIRLSGPKALSIALRINGHKKIEPRFATYCSFYKNSGTELVDQGLMLYFKAPNSFTGEDVIELQAHGSPVVLDMLTNECVLLGARLARPGEFSERAFLNDKIDLTQAEAIADLIQASSQTAARMAFRTLQGDFSAKINQLNEQLIHLRLYVEAAIDFPEEEIDFLNDGKVAQLLQSVLEQLDNIRNEANQGVLLREGLTLVIAGRPNAGKSTLINNLAGKDIAIVTEIAGTTRDVMREHILLDDIPLHIIDTAGLRDSDDVVEKEGIKRAWHELKQADCVLLVVDVNDPDQHQTLTEELRAVLPKEIPIISVFNKIDTLALTPHSKDQTVYLSAKSGEGLNKLKTIIKQVVGYQPTEGHFLARRRHLNALDEAKNLLLTGKKQLAEHRAGELLAEDLRLAHQVLGEITGEFSSDDLLGKIFSSFCIGK, from the coding sequence ATGTCAGTAGATACTATAGTTGCCATAGCTACCCCACCAGGAAGAGGTGGGGTAGGCATTATACGTCTATCAGGGCCTAAGGCCTTATCTATAGCCCTGCGAATAAATGGACATAAAAAAATAGAACCAAGATTTGCAACCTATTGTTCATTTTATAAAAACTCGGGTACTGAGCTTGTTGATCAAGGATTAATGCTTTATTTTAAGGCACCAAATTCATTCACTGGTGAAGATGTTATTGAATTACAGGCACATGGTTCTCCTGTTGTTCTCGATATGCTCACCAATGAGTGCGTGCTCCTTGGTGCACGATTGGCAAGACCTGGAGAGTTTTCTGAACGAGCATTTCTCAACGACAAAATAGATTTAACCCAAGCAGAAGCCATTGCTGATTTAATTCAAGCAAGTTCACAAACAGCTGCTCGCATGGCATTTCGTACCCTCCAAGGTGATTTTTCAGCAAAAATCAACCAATTAAATGAGCAGTTAATTCACTTACGTTTATATGTAGAGGCAGCGATTGATTTTCCTGAGGAAGAAATTGACTTTTTAAATGACGGAAAAGTAGCGCAGTTACTACAATCTGTTTTAGAGCAATTAGACAATATTCGCAATGAGGCAAATCAAGGCGTGTTATTGCGAGAAGGATTAACTTTAGTCATTGCGGGAAGGCCTAATGCTGGTAAATCGACGTTAATTAATAATCTAGCAGGAAAAGATATAGCGATAGTCACCGAAATTGCCGGTACTACTCGAGATGTAATGCGTGAGCACATACTACTTGACGATATCCCTTTACATATTATTGATACTGCCGGATTGCGCGATAGTGATGATGTCGTTGAGAAAGAAGGAATAAAACGAGCTTGGCATGAATTAAAGCAAGCTGATTGTGTATTATTGGTAGTCGATGTAAACGATCCGGACCAACATCAAACTCTTACTGAAGAATTAAGAGCTGTTTTACCGAAAGAAATTCCTATTATTAGCGTCTTCAACAAAATAGATACATTAGCACTTACCCCCCATTCTAAGGATCAGACTGTTTATTTATCCGCTAAGTCGGGCGAAGGGCTTAATAAGCTTAAAACAATAATTAAACAAGTAGTAGGATATCAGCCAACAGAAGGTCATTTTTTAGCACGCAGACGTCATTTAAATGCTTTAGATGAAGCTAAAAATTTGCTACTTACCGGAAAAAAACAATTGGCAGAACATAGGGCTGGTGAATTATTGGCAGAAGATTTACGGCTGGCTCATCAAGTGTTAGGCGAAATTACTGGTGAATTCTCTTCCGACGATTTGTTAGGCAAAATCTTTTCAAGTTTTTGTATTGGTAAATAA